The genome window gggagtggttaccccttaacgaccgtttgctcatgttagataccctagggagtgtacccatgtgtatccggggagtggttaccccttgtttgctatgttgccatcgttagataccctagggagtgtgcccatatgtatccgaggagtgtgcctctaacaaccatagccctatccagataattagttcacgcccgtccttacggcccggtgtgaggtttcccacctaatagcgctatcaactaattacccccattgccctccaggcaataaccaagaccgattaagttgtttacccaatgtttcccttccaaatgtttaccagttgtcccaaaccaccgggacgcatgcttgagaaaatgcaatgaactcacctggggttgctcggtatgatacacgaaaaggttcagttaagctacaatgtgatcaaccacgtcctagcaggtttatcatacaagtcaggttgggTTCAGGTAAAACACGTATGTTTACATAGAACTAGCAAGTTACGAACACGTAGTATTCATGCCATACACATAGAGTAATATCAGACGAGTTTATGTAAAAGCCCATTGTGAATAGCCGGCCCAATAAACATATGCAGTCCAAGACTGGTGCGGCCCAACAATTAATCAAACACTTTAACTTATGCAATTCAATTAATCTTGTGTGACAACAACTGTTTTTGCGATTAGGAATGACTTGTGCGATTGGGTTTTAGGTTATACGGCCCAAATACCATAACGGATCAGCAATACATTCTTGGCCCAACAGATAACGTATAAGTGGCattgtgcgatccaagcagacttgtgcgatctgcttgggttgtgcgattcATTATATACCCGGCCCAAAGATTAGAAACCCAACTGATAAAGATATAGCCCAATACAATAAACAGATAACAAATCTTGTGCGATTCAAAACATCTTGTGCGACTAAAGATATAAGCCCAATGTGTTCGGCCCAAACTCACTAACATGACTTGTGCGACTGACTTTGGGCTTGTGCGTTTAGAGACCCTTGTGCGATCTGGGCCTCTTGTGCGGTTAGTGCATGTGCGATTGGACCTTGTGTGTCCGGTTTGTGCGAGTGGACTTGGGCTGTGCAATAGGCATGTGCGGCCCAAATCATAATACCCGGCCCAGAAGCTTGAGCCTTGTACGACCGAGCTACACTTGTGCGATTGTTTACTAATTCCGGATTATATGCCTTGTTCGGTTACAAGCATTAACAAACTTCCAATTTTCATTCAATCAATTATTAGTTAATCAGTTTCCTTACTTGCACACACTcaattaacaattaacaatttGCATATTATCGATCAAACATGGGATTTCATCaccaattcttatgaaccctaacaaCAAGACATGAACACTAAATAATTCCTCACTATTTAGTTGGATCAAACCTTACAATACTACAACACATACAAGCCGATTACATGCATACCCGATTCCCTAGCACACGATTATCCATcaatatcacagccgattacatTTATCAACATTCTAATCATGATGCCATAATCCAAAACATAGCATGTTAGCCGATTAACATCTAAtcggttttaaattattttcatgaaaCCTAACCCGCAAGAACATCAACACATAATTCATATTGTTCATCACATCAACAGCCCTAATCATTCTAGTCTAAGCATGAAATCATATAATCGTTTAataaggaaaacaacataagacACTAACCGTTTGAGAAGAAACGAAATCAAAGAGAGCTTCAAGAGGTGTGGAGGGTCGCCGGCTTCAAGAGATgtgttagggtttgtgtgttGTGATATTTTGTAACAAATAAGATGCAATCCCCTCATATGTGTGTTTGTACGTGTAAAAGAAAGAGTAATGGGTcggcccttacttgggctgcccttgaagtcCAAATACAAGCAAAACGGCCCAAAGGCTTATGCGAGTGTGAGTGTGAATGTTGTGTGGTTCGGGTTgcctagtgttgtgcggttcaatgCATACATACAATCATGCAATACATACACATATGCACATAATAacaaaacattcattaaatcatggtatcacatagacacgtaacgttacatcaaagtaagtctaaagttcgagttgtcacagtatccccaactaaaaagaaatttcgtcccgaaatttggtatgcactcactgaggaagctagataagttatatcgtttgttggttttcctggggtgtcacagaaaAGATATCGTCTGATGTGCTTAAAACTATTAGTATTAAATCTAAAGATCAACTCGCGGATATGTTTAAAAAAGGTCTTCTTCCTAAAGCGCATGTTGATATATGTGAGTGCTTGAATATAATCAATCTCTTTGCCCATATAAACTGAGGGGGTTGTTAAATTATAAAGTGTTTTTATTCAGTTTATATGTTCCTTTTGTCTTTGTCTTATTTGTTACTATCTAATTCGTGTTTCCTTTTTTGAGAGATTTATTGGGCCGTTTGCCTTTGTGATGGGCTCGCAATGGGCTGCTGGAAAAAAAGGTTGCCTCCAGCTAGTCTTTCTAGGGTTGTGCAGCTTATAAACTTGGTCTTGGAGGTTGTGCTGAACACATCGAATTATTGGCTCCCCAGTGGTCTACCTTCGTTCCAGAAACTTCTTCGATGCTTATCGCTGTTCACTTAATATCACAGCTTTGATTCCTTTTTTTCTCAACTTGTATTTCGATCGTGTATAATCGATCATCTTCTGTTTGCCGAACGGTCGCTCTTTGTTAACCGATTCACAGCTTATTCATATTTCAATCTAGAGTTTTGTTCAAGTTGTTGCATCGAACTTGTGTTTTTGACAATATTTAAGAATGTGCATCACGTATCAACCCGTTTAAACCAAATCATATAACCGTGACAAAAATTGGGACTGTGATtagccaaacccaaaaattgggaCTGTGACAATGGTAGCCACTCCAATAGCGACTAATAGCGAGatgttgtgtgtgtgtgaggTCTTAAACAAAGGGAGCGCTATTGATGGGAATAGGAATAAGGGACTCCATCCCGTACGGTGTTATTGAGAAGAGGCAATAAATCCCTATGGTTGACGTGGCGCATACATGACGGAATGGAGCCCCTACCACCTCCAAACCATACCGTGCGGTCTAAGAATAAAATTGGTTTTCCAAATCAAACTTGTATTTTATTCTATTTCTATAAAAATATATAAGTACTCATTCCATTATTCCTGTATCTTCATTTTGACTGCAAAAGGGTTTTCCGCAGAACCAATCCACAAATACCCATCTCTCTCCATCACTTCACTAGCATGTTTCCATACTTTACCATTTACATCCTCCAAGATATTCAGTATCTCACCATCTACCCCCAACTTTGCTGCCAATCCTTCACCCCCTAATTTACCAACAATGTATGAACTCAATCTAACAAGGTCAAATGGAAACTTACTCAAAATATTTACAATCCAAGGATTTGAGTGAATCCAACTTAAAACTTCTCTCTTTCTTGAATACATTGCCACCCAAAATTCGCCTTTCTCGTTTATTTTAATATTGTCGGGGTACCCTGGAAGATCAGCAAACACTTCAAGTCTCCCAGCTTTTGGCGTTTTAAGCCAAAGTCTCAAAATTCTACAATTTGTCGTCTCTGCCACGAGAAGAAAATTTCCATCTTTACTTAATGCCACACCGTTTGGAAACGTGAGGTTATGAAGTACAACGGTCACATCTTTGCTTTCGATATTGTATTTTAGTAAGCTTCCTGTTTTGTCACCTGTTAGTGTGACAAGCATGTGCTCCCTACATAAAGTTAGAAAATACACTTTATGTGCTTGCAAGTTTCAACCCATGAAATGAGGGCAGTAAAGTGGGTCGTATTTATGGGTTGGCGAGTCAAACCCGACACAAACCCAAAAATTTGTGTTGCATGAACTCAAGCACGACATGAATTTTAGTAGGTTGACATGAAAATTTCTCACTTTTACATGAAatattaattttgttttatttgttaacATATTTATACTCGAAAGATACAATTTAGAACCAAAAATACAAATGCCTACAAAATAACTACGCCAGTCTACAAAACCTAATGCTTATTCCGTTTTCGTCATGACATGTATCTTTTCAAAAGAAATTGTTAAAATGAATGGTCAAACAGGTGAACCAAGTATGGTCGACCCGCACATTTTAGCAAAACTTGGAAGTGGGTTCCACCCGAAACTTAACTGACCCTGTAGAGAGTAAGCCTAAAGCGAGCGAATTTCATGTTTAGTTACAACAAAAATTCACACCCCTACCTATGATCTACAATTTACAAGTCAAGTCTAACAAAACCTACGACGCGGATTCAAGATGATCGGATTCGTGACACTTCTAAATACCAGTTTaggattctttttttttttaagagaATTAGGACATAAATGAACATACCTACGGGTGTAACGCTGACTGCTATCTGTAAAATAGATGAATCCATTGGTGTAGTCAATGTCTATACCGTTGGTAAATTTTAATGGGAGTCCTTGGACTTTTGATACTAGTGAAGTGGCTAACCCACCATTTGGGCCCAATTCAAGTAGTCCAAAATATGCATCTGCAACGTACAAAATACCACTGCTTTTGTGAAACTTTAAGCCCAATGGACGTCCACATTTTTCCTCCATCGCTGGCCCATCACATGACTCCCTatcaataaaatatatatttagtagtCATGTATTTCAAATTCATTTATAACTAGATTTTTACCcgtgccgcgcgttgcggcggcaatGTCGCATTAGCAACTTCGTTACACGCGTTACGATGATGACATTAACGTGTGACGCTTTTGGGTGATATGACTTGTTTTAGACTTTGTCACACGCGTTACGTTCGTGACATTAACATGGTTAGACATAGATAAAGGAGAGTATAATGTCTCATACGTTGCGATGTAAAttcgtaaaagtaatttaaacaaaaGAATTGAAATGCTGGTGAAGATGAGGCGTgaagttattaagtagaaaagATTGGGGTCAAAGTTGACAATTATCAAAAGTTAGAGGTCGATATTTCACTTACCAAAAGATGTGGGTTGAATGTATAAAATATATGAAGTTGAGGGCTAGCCTGAAAAAGCCATGGTCGACACATGTTTTGTTCGTTGGTCTTTTTATCGTTTAACTAAAAAAACTATATAACTTTTTCGTATTTTATTTAgctaaataatttaaaaaaaaaacactaatgaCTTAGTGGCATTGTATTTGGTTCAACACAAAAATAGTGTGAATTTAAATATTTagtataaaaaaacaaaataaaataagaacTCAAGTTAAAGAATAATAGAAATAATGACTTGATAATTTATTGATTTAATGACTTGAttataatttattaattaattaggTGCAAGTATCAAATTTTACTAAATAAAATATGAGCTCAGTTacaaaaaagaaaagagaagCAAGTCATGATTACATGCACTTACAAAAAGAAATTAGAAGTAAGGTTCGAACCATTGACCTCTTGTTAAACTAAAACACCACCAACCAATAGAGCACTTTAACATTTAGGCTCCTATTCCACCGAAGATGTTTATATATAGAAGATTGGTGCCTTTTAAACAAAAGACATGGTCACCGACCATGCTctttaagaatatatatataatttattgaAAAAATATGTTTCATTTTCAATAATAACACCGTTTGGTTTGGTTTGCTAATGAAATATATAAACTTTAAGATATTAGATGAGATAAAACAATCTTAATCTGCTAAAGTTGCTCAGCGCTCACATTAATTCGTTTACACAGATAAATGAaataaatgaacacgaacaaagaGATTTGTTCTCATCCGTTCATTTAACTTTAGCTTAACAACTGAAGAGTTAAACAAACAAATTTTCTTATTCGTGTGTTCGCTCATAAAAAAACTAGCGTATTTGTGTCCATGCTCATTTATGTTCATTCATTAATGCTCTAAATATACATGTTCATTCATGGATGCTCTAAATATACATAAATGAACGTAATGAACACGAATGAATATAAATGACCAAAGACAAACAATTGATGTATGAATTTATAATAGGTTTAGAGTGTGTGTGAGCTAGCTGCTTAAAAAATGAATTTAGCAAATTCGAAATAATATATATCACACACACCAAATTGTTTCGATAAATAGTAAAAACAAAATTCTAAAAGTTTAAATTTAACCTCTTATGCTATAAATTATGTACTCTTTAAAATCATGCAATTTTATAATTAAATTCTTTATTCTAATAAATTGCGTTtgttgagttttcaaaaaaaaaaaaaaaagaaaaaaaaaaaaaaaaccctaaacacgCATTTCTGCTAAATCCTTTTTAAGTGTTATAATGAACAAAATCGATACTGACCAAACAATCTCCGTACCAGTGTCAGTATTAGTATTATTGGAACTGGTATTGGTATTTAGTCTTATGTTTGCGATCGAAGTAAAACATATAGTTTTACTCTTTTTGACATATCACGAttttaatttttgattttttatcacACCATATGTGTAGTTAAATTTAATACTACTGAAGTATTTTTTATTTCCTAATATACATTTACCTAGTGGcggctttgatggtgtgcggggagcCGGGGAGGACCTCTGCACAAGGCCCGTTATTCAAGGGGCACGCGATTTAAAAAAATCCAATGTGtacatgttattttttttaaatagtaaacacatatCAAATCGAATGcccatttacaaatcattttttatggtttagaactTAACACACttggcattaggtttattgagcccaatactagtttgatatttttttttaataataataaaacattacagAAGTACACATTTTTTCAAGCTCAAACATGATACGTAaattctcagagacgcctctGCATCTACCCGAGAGTATGAAACCTACTAGTTATGATCGATCACTAGTAGGAGCGAAGTATCaaaggggcgggagggggcacccgaccccccgaacttttcgctgagtagtgttatatatgtagttttcgtatagaagtttttgggtatatacgttttcgaccccccggttctatagaaattttttggtatatacgttttcgaccccccgtcattcgggtcaagcttcgccacttaTCACTAGCGTAATATTCTGAAAACAAATCGTAATTTTCCGTAATAACATATGTTTCTTTTCTCTTTGATGGTCTAAATCGATCGATCACTAGCGTAATATTCTACAAACAAATCGTAATTTTTCATAATAACATACGTTTCTTTTCTCTTTGATGATGAGCAGTTGATGAacaaattttaatatattaatactactaataataataataactagaatCTACATTCACCTGTTCATCGAAGTAACGGCAAATTCAGTCCAGTGGCCTTCACTCTGCACCAATTTAACAATCTGACCATCCGAAACGCCGGTGTATGGACCCGAACCATCAACTGGATTGAAATCGAAGCTCTCGGGTCCAAACGCACCATCGTTGATCGGAATAACTTCGAAGTCGTCATCAGCGGAGTGATTATTTGATGGAGATCCGACGGATAACAAGAGATATATGATAAGAAATTGCTTAAAATTAAGCATGGTTGAAACAAGGGTTTATAAATCAGTTTCGTACTTGTTCTCATTCACCTCCCTATAAACCGACAATTCACACCTTGTATGGATATCGAATTTGAAAACCACGTGGAATAAACGTGAGTCATAATAGATGGTTCGGGTGGGGTCAAACTTTTGATTGGTTTCAAACGTTAGTGTGGAATTGACCCCTTAAAAGTTGGTATTTGGTAAGAtaagtaatatttttattttgaaatattAGATTTTTATAATTATAATCTCTAACTATTTGTCGTTGGCTGTCAACGGtcttaattttaaaaataaatactgTCAGTCCCAACTATTAAAATGTTagcctccaatggaccctgactaacataCCCTAACGCCGTTATTCTCCAGTCGCTGAAAACTCAACTTTTTCGTCCTAAAcatctttgtaaccttattacgggCCTTTAGGAATCTTTTTCTATTAAAAGCCCCAATAACTAAAGTCGCCGGAAAACTAAACTTTTTGACCGGAAAATTCAACATTTTTGTCcaaaacctctttgtaaccttagatcagacctttagaaacctttttaTGAACAAAAACGAAcaacgttagggttctgttagtcagggttcattggtggccaatatgtcaatagttgggactgccaatggttatttttgaagttggaacTTTTacggccaacgacgaatagttgggattattaaaatccaatattccttttattTTTCAAGGATAAGTAATACTAGTAATATGATCCGCGGGCGATGCGTCGCGGGTCCGTTGCAAATATCGAATGGATTAGTTCATGCGTTAACCATATCAAAATGCATATTTTGGCATACTTGGGTCAGCTCATTGTAACCTATATAAGTATCGCGGTTAaatcaaaacgtaaagtaaattgAAATTACAATAAAAGGTGTATAGAGAAATAACTGACATGTTTAACCATAAGAGGCTTATTATATGATTTTTAGTATAGAGATATCGAAAGATtgactaactcgaatttatatcgtcgaATGAAAATGTATTATACTTAACCGTACTTGGTTTGATACAACATTTATGTTGAAACGTAGACCAACTGGAAACGTAtataaaataagcacgaaaacgtattatatttgggCTGACTCATTTCCAATACAAAATTTTTTTACGTCTAAACGTAAACCAACTAAAATTTATACCGACGCGTACATAAAAATACTTGCGTAAAAATTTAGTTTTTTGAAGTAAAGCCACGGAAATGATAAAACTCCAAACTTAAAAAGTTAAGGAGACCCATAAAATTTATTCAAGTTTTTATTGATTTAGCTTTCATTTGTTTTAATTTCCTTTTAAGTAACTTTTGGTAAAGTTACTTTACTTAATATATAAATATCTTTGAAAATGAATTATGAGTCCAACTCGATTAATAATAGGATTCAactgttttgagagatctgataGGAGGGTGGAAAGGTAGGATTTTGAGTAGGAGTTTACAATTTTTATTTAGAAAATGCAGTATAGTTCATATAGTTACAGAACTACAGAATTTGCATtacaatcttttttttttttttatattgacTTGGGATGAAATTAATTATCAGATATTGCTACGTGACATGCAAGGGACTTAAATTGTAGTATGTTAAAAGCCTGTGGTTGTCTATGTATAATCCACCGACTTTTCAATTTAAGATagtataaattttacaaaaataatatttttagcaaataaataatattaataaaatccAGATTTTTCTGCTAAAACAATTTCAAAAATTAAATCTAATAATTACAAAACTTGTTTTACAAACTTCACTCCAAATGCAATAACATAAATTTAAGAATTATACATTACGATACAGTTCTAAAATGATTAACTGTTGGGGTTGAACATGGTTTGATCAGAACATCATCATCATTTAGATGATTCAAACGTCTGTTGGCAGCGGACATACTTGACATATTTAACAAACAATAACGAACGAATGGACAGACAATTATCGAAGAGAATTGAGTGTCTTGGTACCGGTTAATGTTGCCGGTCCTTACATTTATATACTTGACAAACTTGGCGGTTAATTCAAGCGGGAAAACTGTCATTGGCAGTTTTGAATTACCCGCTTATAATACCCACCATAACTTATCACTATGATCCGAGTTCTAGCTATCATAAACATAAGTACATATACATATCATAAATTAAGTTTAATCGTTTCTTCTAATACTTCCCCCTAAACTTAATTACGTTTAGT of Helianthus annuus cultivar XRQ/B chromosome 1, HanXRQr2.0-SUNRISE, whole genome shotgun sequence contains these proteins:
- the LOC110901078 gene encoding protein STRICTOSIDINE SYNTHASE-LIKE 10, with product MLNFKQFLIIYLLLSVGSPSNNHSADDDFEVIPINDGAFGPESFDFNPVDGSGPYTGVSDGQIVKLVQSEGHWTEFAVTSMNRESCDGPAMEEKCGRPLGLKFHKSSGILYVADAYFGLLELGPNGGLATSLVSKVQGLPLKFTNGIDIDYTNGFIYFTDSSQRYTRREHMLVTLTGDKTGSLLKYNIESKDVTVVLHNLTFPNGVALSKDGNFLLVAETTNCRILRLWLKTPKAGRLEVFADLPGYPDNIKINEKGEFWVAMYSRKREVLSWIHSNPWIVNILSKFPFDLVRLSSYIVGKLGGEGLAAKLGVDGEILNILEDVNGKVWKHASEVMERDGYLWIGSAENPFAVKMKIQE